In the genome of Phreatobacter oligotrophus, one region contains:
- a CDS encoding sterol desaturase family protein has protein sequence MVPHMSLASETRALAADTLAVMRHPDARGAVLLYTALSAGFFVYALATAGIGWTLMAAVIGVVMLPVVEFITHKYVLHWLDLARTSATAQFWNRVHYAHHMDPKDTRVILAHPASVVLLVAVLAAGAWAIGLTPLAPIVAIAFGLFAFYEIVHFACHMDGEMRSAYFTRRRQEHALHHYIDENRNYGITTAVADRLFGTRIVDKKALVRSPTARNLGYTGDFADRYPYLKQSEARKDGADAA, from the coding sequence ATGGTCCCCCACATGTCGCTCGCCTCCGAGACCCGCGCCCTCGCCGCAGACACCCTCGCCGTCATGCGCCATCCCGACGCGCGCGGCGCGGTGCTGCTCTACACCGCGCTCTCCGCCGGCTTCTTCGTCTATGCCCTGGCCACCGCCGGCATCGGCTGGACGCTGATGGCCGCCGTCATCGGCGTGGTCATGCTGCCCGTCGTCGAGTTCATCACCCACAAATATGTGCTGCACTGGCTCGATCTCGCCCGCACCTCGGCGACCGCGCAGTTCTGGAACCGCGTCCACTACGCCCATCACATGGACCCGAAGGACACCCGCGTCATCCTCGCCCACCCCGCCTCCGTGGTCCTCCTGGTGGCGGTGCTCGCCGCGGGCGCCTGGGCCATCGGCCTGACGCCGCTCGCGCCCATCGTCGCCATCGCCTTCGGCCTCTTCGCCTTCTACGAGATCGTCCATTTCGCCTGCCACATGGATGGCGAGATGCGCTCGGCCTATTTCACCCGGCGCCGGCAGGAGCACGCGCTGCATCACTACATCGACGAGAACCGCAACTACGGCATCACCACCGCCGTCGCCGACCGGCTCTTCGGCACCCGCATCGTCGACAAGAAGGCGCTGGTGCGCTCGCCCACCGCCCGCAACCTCGGCTATACCGGCGACTTCGCTGACCGCTACCCCTATCTGAAGCAGTCCGAAGCCCGTAAGGACGGCGCTGACGCCGCCTGA
- a CDS encoding nitroreductase, producing MTATASPADAAAFDRLMTARHSCRAFLPEPIPRATIEAILTTAQKTASWNNTQPWQVVIASGAAAERFRALMLGLASGGAEPTPDFAFPREYRGALLDRRRACGFQLYDAVGVARGDKAAYARQSLRNFALFDAPHVAIVTTDEALGAYGALDCGAYVSNFMTAATAHGVATIAQAALAVHSGAIRAHFGLSEERRVVCGISFGRADESHPVNGYRTPRAGLDEVVRWEE from the coding sequence ATGACCGCGACCGCTTCCCCCGCTGACGCCGCCGCCTTCGACCGGCTGATGACCGCCCGCCATTCCTGCCGGGCCTTCCTCCCCGAGCCGATCCCGCGGGCGACGATCGAGGCGATCCTGACGACGGCGCAGAAGACCGCCTCCTGGAACAACACCCAGCCCTGGCAGGTGGTGATCGCCAGCGGCGCTGCGGCGGAGCGGTTTCGCGCCCTCATGCTCGGTCTCGCCTCAGGCGGCGCGGAGCCGACGCCGGACTTCGCTTTCCCGCGCGAATATCGCGGCGCCCTGCTCGACCGGCGGCGCGCCTGCGGCTTCCAGCTCTATGACGCGGTCGGCGTCGCGCGCGGTGACAAGGCCGCCTATGCCCGCCAGTCACTGCGCAACTTCGCGCTGTTCGACGCGCCGCATGTCGCCATCGTCACCACCGACGAGGCTCTCGGCGCCTATGGGGCGCTCGATTGCGGCGCCTATGTCAGCAATTTCATGACGGCCGCCACCGCCCATGGGGTGGCGACCATCGCCCAGGCCGCGCTGGCGGTGCATTCGGGCGCGATCCGCGCGCATTTCGGCCTCAGCGAAGAGCGGCGCGTGGTCTGCGGGATCTCGTTCGGGCGGGCGGATGAGAGCCACCCGGTGAACGGCTACCGCACGCCGCGGGCGGGGCTGGACGAGGTCGTGCGCTGGGAGGAGTGA
- a CDS encoding MOSC domain-containing protein — protein sequence MRHLKAMSTSPAARITALYRYPVKGLSAEPLTTATLTAGEHFPGDRLFAIENGPSGFDPANPEHQPKQKFLVLARQAALAKLKTRYEDDTRILSIVADEVEVARGDLGTAKGRVAIEDFFRMFLASELAGAPKVVAGPPGFRFMDSRSGFVSIINLASVRALEKETGFPVDPIRFRANVYIDGVPAFSEFDWVGKRIRICETALTGLKRTERCAATTVNPATAVRDLMIPAVLMRTYGHADCGIYCAVAGGGPIAVGDTLTVSEGEEAGAAF from the coding sequence TTGCGCCACCTCAAAGCCATGAGCACAAGCCCCGCCGCCCGCATCACCGCCCTTTACCGCTATCCCGTGAAGGGGCTCTCCGCCGAGCCCCTGACGACGGCGACCCTCACGGCGGGGGAGCATTTCCCCGGCGACCGGCTCTTTGCCATCGAGAATGGCCCCTCAGGCTTCGATCCGGCGAACCCGGAGCACCAGCCGAAGCAGAAGTTCCTCGTTCTCGCCCGGCAGGCGGCGCTGGCGAAACTCAAGACCCGCTACGAGGACGACACCCGCATCCTCTCCATCGTCGCCGACGAGGTGGAGGTCGCCCGCGGCGATCTCGGCACGGCCAAGGGCCGCGTCGCCATCGAGGACTTCTTCCGCATGTTCCTCGCCAGCGAGCTGGCCGGCGCCCCGAAGGTGGTGGCCGGACCGCCCGGCTTCCGCTTCATGGATTCGCGCTCGGGCTTTGTGTCGATCATCAACCTCGCCTCGGTGCGGGCGCTGGAGAAGGAAACAGGCTTCCCGGTCGACCCGATCCGCTTCCGCGCCAATGTCTATATCGATGGCGTGCCGGCCTTCTCCGAGTTCGACTGGGTGGGCAAGCGCATCCGCATCTGCGAGACGGCGCTCACGGGGCTCAAGCGCACCGAGCGCTGCGCCGCCACCACCGTGAACCCGGCGACCGCCGTGCGCGACCTGATGATCCCCGCCGTGCTGATGCGGACCTATGGCCATGCCGATTGCGGCATTTATTGCGCCGTGGCGGGCGGCGGGCCAATCGCGGTCGGCGACACGCTCACGGTGTCGGAGGGCGAGGAGGCCGGCGCGGCGTTCTGA
- the clpB gene encoding ATP-dependent chaperone ClpB, producing the protein MNIEKYTERSRGFIQSAQSLALREGHQQFLPEHILKVLLDDPEGLASGLIRQAGGQPQVALARTEEALKKVPKVQGSGAGQVYLGQGLARVFDAAEKAAEKSGDSFVAAERLLLALALEKDTEAGKALAAAGVSAQSLNQAIEGLRKGRKADSASAENAYDALKKYARDLTAAAREGKLDPVIGRDEEIRRTIQVLSRRTKNNPVLIGEPGVGKTAIVEGLALRVIDGDVPESLKDKAILSLDMGALIAGAKYRGEFEERLKAVLSEVTSSDGGIVLFIDEMHTLVGAGKADGAMDASNLLKPALARGELHCIGATTLDEYRKHVEKDAALARRFQPVFVDEPSVEDTVSILRGLKEKYEQHHQVRITDSAIVAAATLSNRYITDRFLPDKAIDLVDEASARLRMQVDSKPEELDELDRRIIQLKIEQEALKKESDTASRDRLKRLEGDLAALEAQSAEMTARWKAEKDSLGRAAELKKQLEDARNALANAQRKGDWAKAGELSYGTIPGLEKEIASVEQQNEQAMVEEAVTADHVAQVVSRWTGVPVDKMLEGEKDKLLRMEDELAKRVIGQGEAVKAVSTAVRRARAGLQDPHRPIGSFMFLGPTGVGKTELTKALAEYLFDDETAMVRLDMSEYMEKHSVSRLIGAPPGYVGYDEGGALTEAVRRRPYQVVLFDEIEKAHPDVFNVLLQVLDDGRLTDGQGRTVDFRNVLIIMTSNLGSELLVMQNENEEVDAVREGVMSIVRGHFRPEFLNRVDEIILFGRLKREQMTSIVEIQLKRLQKLLDERKIVLDLDPGAKAWLADKGYDPAYGARPLKRVIQKAVQDPLAERILAGTIGDGDLVRVSAGTDRLIFEAGPQAMAAA; encoded by the coding sequence ATGAACATCGAGAAATACACCGAGCGGTCGCGCGGTTTCATCCAGTCGGCCCAGTCGCTCGCGCTGCGCGAGGGGCATCAGCAGTTCCTGCCCGAGCACATCCTCAAGGTGCTGCTCGATGATCCGGAAGGCCTTGCCTCGGGCCTCATCCGCCAGGCCGGCGGCCAGCCGCAGGTGGCGCTTGCGCGCACCGAAGAGGCGCTGAAGAAGGTCCCGAAGGTGCAGGGTTCGGGGGCCGGCCAGGTCTATCTCGGCCAGGGCCTTGCCCGCGTCTTCGATGCGGCCGAGAAGGCGGCGGAGAAATCCGGCGACAGTTTCGTCGCGGCGGAGCGGCTGCTCCTCGCCCTGGCGCTGGAGAAGGACACGGAGGCCGGCAAGGCGCTCGCCGCCGCCGGTGTCAGCGCCCAGTCGCTCAACCAGGCGATCGAAGGCCTGCGCAAGGGCCGCAAGGCGGATTCGGCCTCGGCCGAGAACGCCTATGACGCGCTGAAGAAATATGCCCGCGACCTCACCGCCGCCGCCCGCGAGGGCAAGCTCGATCCGGTGATCGGCCGCGACGAGGAGATCCGCCGCACCATCCAGGTCCTGTCGCGGCGGACGAAGAACAATCCCGTCCTCATCGGCGAGCCCGGCGTCGGCAAGACTGCCATCGTCGAGGGCCTCGCGCTGCGCGTCATCGATGGCGACGTGCCGGAGAGCCTGAAGGACAAGGCGATCCTGTCGCTCGACATGGGCGCGCTCATCGCCGGTGCGAAATATCGCGGCGAGTTCGAGGAGCGGCTGAAGGCCGTGCTGTCCGAGGTCACCTCGTCGGATGGCGGCATCGTCCTCTTCATCGACGAGATGCACACGCTGGTCGGTGCCGGCAAGGCGGATGGGGCGATGGACGCCTCGAACCTGCTGAAGCCCGCTCTCGCCCGCGGCGAGCTGCACTGCATCGGAGCGACGACCCTCGACGAGTATCGCAAGCATGTGGAGAAGGACGCGGCGCTCGCCCGCCGCTTCCAGCCCGTCTTCGTCGACGAGCCGAGCGTGGAGGACACCGTCTCCATCCTGCGCGGCCTCAAGGAGAAGTACGAGCAGCACCACCAGGTGCGCATCACCGACTCGGCCATCGTCGCGGCGGCGACCCTGTCCAACCGCTACATCACCGACCGCTTCCTGCCCGACAAGGCCATCGATCTCGTCGACGAGGCCTCGGCGCGGCTGCGCATGCAGGTCGATTCCAAGCCCGAGGAGCTGGACGAGCTCGACCGGCGGATCATCCAGCTCAAGATCGAGCAGGAGGCGCTGAAGAAGGAGAGCGACACCGCCTCGCGCGACCGGCTGAAGCGGCTCGAGGGCGACCTTGCGGCGCTGGAGGCGCAGTCGGCCGAGATGACCGCCCGCTGGAAGGCGGAGAAGGACAGCCTCGGCCGCGCCGCGGAGCTCAAGAAGCAGCTCGAGGATGCCCGCAACGCCCTGGCCAATGCCCAGCGCAAGGGCGACTGGGCGAAGGCCGGCGAACTCTCCTACGGCACCATTCCGGGGCTGGAGAAGGAGATCGCCAGCGTCGAGCAGCAGAACGAGCAGGCCATGGTCGAGGAGGCGGTCACCGCCGACCACGTCGCCCAGGTCGTCTCGCGCTGGACCGGCGTGCCGGTCGACAAGATGCTGGAGGGCGAGAAGGACAAGCTGCTGCGCATGGAGGACGAGCTGGCGAAGCGCGTCATCGGCCAGGGCGAGGCGGTGAAGGCCGTCTCGACCGCGGTGCGGCGCGCCCGCGCCGGCCTGCAGGACCCGCACCGGCCCATCGGCTCGTTCATGTTCCTCGGGCCCACCGGCGTCGGCAAGACCGAGCTGACCAAGGCGCTCGCCGAGTACCTGTTCGATGACGAGACCGCCATGGTCCGCCTCGACATGTCCGAGTACATGGAGAAGCACTCGGTCTCCCGCCTCATCGGCGCACCTCCCGGCTATGTCGGCTATGACGAGGGCGGGGCGCTGACCGAGGCCGTGCGGCGCCGGCCCTATCAGGTCGTGCTGTTCGACGAGATCGAGAAGGCGCATCCGGATGTGTTCAACGTCCTCCTGCAGGTGCTCGACGACGGCCGCCTGACCGATGGCCAGGGCCGCACCGTCGACTTCCGCAACGTGCTCATCATCATGACCTCGAACCTCGGCTCCGAGCTCCTGGTCATGCAGAACGAGAACGAGGAGGTGGACGCGGTGCGCGAGGGCGTCATGTCCATCGTGCGCGGCCACTTCCGGCCAGAGTTCCTCAACCGCGTCGACGAGATCATCCTGTTCGGCCGCCTCAAGCGCGAGCAGATGACCTCCATCGTCGAGATCCAGCTGAAGCGCCTGCAGAAGCTGCTCGACGAGCGCAAGATCGTCCTCGACCTCGATCCGGGCGCCAAGGCCTGGCTCGCCGATAAGGGCTACGATCCCGCCTATGGCGCGCGCCCGCTGAAGCGCGTGATCCAGAAGGCGGTGCAGGATCCGCTGGCCGAGCGGATCCTGGCCGGCACGATCGGCGACGGGGACCTGGTGCGGGTGAGCGCCGGCACCGACCGCCTCATCTTCGAGGCGGGGCCGCAGGCCATGGCAGCGGCCTGA